ATCACGATAATTACTTTTAGGAAAAGTAATGTTTTCTTCGTTTTCACGGATAACTTTACTTAAAGCGAGAATTTTAGGTACATAATTCATTGTTTCTTTAGGTAAAGAGAGTGACCAATAGTCTGTGGGTAGATTTTTACTTTCATTTGCCTTTATTGCTTGCATAACACGGCCTTCACCAGCGTTATAAGCAGCAAGGGCAAGTGCCCAATCACTATCAAACATTACATACAGGCGTTCAAGTAAATCAAGTGCAGCTTTGGTTGATGCCATGACATCACGACGACCGTCATACCATTGGTTTTGTGCCAAGCCATAGTAATTACCGGTTATTGGAACAAATTGCCATAAACCGGCTGCATTTGCAGAAGAGGTAACATGGGGATTAAACGCACTTTCAACCACAGGAACTAAAGCTAGTTCCATCGGTAATTCACGTTTTTCGATTTCATCAATAATCGAATACATATAAGGTTCAGCGCGAGAAGCAACGCTTTGTATATGTTTGGGATTATTTAAAAAATATAATTCTTGCTGCGAGATCCTTTCATTCTCAGGGAGGTCCATTTTTAATTCACTTATCACATAACCCCATAAATTGGTTTTTACATCATATTGATGTTGGTGAGAAGTTGAAGTCCCTTTCGTTGATATTGGCGTAGTCGCAGACAAATTAGGTTTAATGCTCTCAGATTGCTGGCAACCCGCCAATAGCAATATGGAGAGCAAAATCGCTTTTGTCTTCATAATAGAAAAATTCATCCTGTGTGTTTTTTGAACCAAATAATACTTAGTGTGCCAAAATAAAACAACTAATAGGTATTAAAAGTTGTCTTTTAATTCCCTTAATTTTGTAAATGTCTTAATTGGAGCATAAGTGTTAGTGGTTATACCTAAAATCCTTTGTAAATCAATATCGTCAGATTTCAAAAAAAGATTAATATTCTTTTCATTTTTCAGTGTTATTGGCACTGTAGGTTGTAATTTCTTACGCATTTCACTAACTTGGGCTAAATAATCGGTAATAAGCGCATTTTCTGGCATGATATGGTGTGCAAAGGTCATATTTGATAAGGTGTATTCATGAGCACAACAAATTAATGTGTTATCAGGTAATGCACTTAATCTTTGTAATGAACTAAACATTTGTTGTGCAGTACCTTCAAATAAACGACCACAACCTCCTGAGAACAGCGTATCGCCACAAAACAAATAAGGTTCGCAATAATAAGCTACATGGCCAAGAGTATGACCAGGGGTGCCAATTACGTAAAAAGAAAAAGAGCTGACAATAATATGCTCTTGGTTATGAATAATGTTTTCAGCACCTTTACTTTGTGTTTCTTGTGGGCCGAAAACGTTAATATTAGGATATTTTTTTACAAGTTCAGCAACACCACCCACATGATCATCATGATGATGGGTGAGCAAAATCGCGATAGGTGTAAGCGAACGCTGTAAGAGCATTTCTATAACAGGCTCGGCTTGTGAAGGATCAACAATCACACATTCACTATTTTCATTACTTAATAGCCAAATGTAGTTATCGGATAAAGCAGGAATTCTGATAAGCTCCATATAAGTTACCTTACTTATAAATTATAAAGGGTTAAACGATGAAAGCAGCACGTTCAGCAAAACCAATTATGATGCCAGATTCTTGGCGTGATATTCCCTGGGGGGAATATTATCGCATAGCTATCGAACTGCGTTTACAAAATTGGTGGCCGAAAATTTATGGCTTTCATTTATTGAAACTCGGCCAACTCAGTGCTGAACTGGATACCAAATTAAGTATCGTGTCACATCAAGTTAATGTGACATCTAATAAAATAAATGCAGATGTTATTGCCTCTTTAGATTATTTACCCTTTGAAAATAAATCGATTGATGTTTGCCTTATGGCACATGTACTGGATTATAGTGCAGATCCCCATTGGCTATTACGAGAAGCAGATCGCGTTTTAATTGATGATGGCTGGATTGTATTAACGAGCTTTAACCCTATTAGTTTATTAGGGCTTGGGAAATGCACGCCGATATTACGACAAAAACAGCCTTACTCTAGTCGTATGTTTTCACTTCGTCGCCAAATAGATTGGCTTAGTGTGTTAAATTATGAAGTGATGACACAACAGAATTTTCAGATTATGCCATTTTCAAGACCAATAAAACGTGATGGTAGCCGCTATCACATCGGTGGCTGTTTAAATTTAATCATTGCACGTAAAAGAACGCTTCCTTTAACACCCACAGCCATGAAATTTGCATTGCCACGCATGAGTGTAAAAGGTCGAGTTTTAGGGGCTACACGTAATCATCCAGAGCCATAATATTGACTAATCTGTGGTTTTATCTTTTTGGCTTTCGATATAACCTGTGTCTTCTTGAGTTGGTGCTTGTGCGGCTGCTTTTGCTAATTCGTCACAACGTTCATTTTCATCATGACCAGCATGGCCTTTCACCCAATGCCATTCAATTTCATGACGAGTAATAGCACTATCTAAGCGCT
This portion of the Proteus vulgaris genome encodes:
- the mltD gene encoding murein transglycosylase D is translated as MKTKAILLSILLLAGCQQSESIKPNLSATTPISTKGTSTSHQHQYDVKTNLWGYVISELKMDLPENERISQQELYFLNNPKHIQSVASRAEPYMYSIIDEIEKRELPMELALVPVVESAFNPHVTSSANAAGLWQFVPITGNYYGLAQNQWYDGRRDVMASTKAALDLLERLYVMFDSDWALALAAYNAGEGRVMQAIKANESKNLPTDYWSLSLPKETMNYVPKILALSKVIRENEENITFPKSNYRDKALASIDVGEQITLNKVAELSQLPINTVKDYNPGYKRGITAPNGPHVIMLPRNKLDQFRNAFEDEAVLETIRLAVAKTNQSIKQEGVYKVRSGDSFYAIARRYNMSIKDLQRINGLNAKSTLLVGQTLKIHNAGSISNTPVTKPTKPSPSYYKVRQGDSYYSIARRHGINLKLLMSWNSDIKMLKPGTQLTLYTK
- the gloB gene encoding hydroxyacylglutathione hydrolase → MELIRIPALSDNYIWLLSNENSECVIVDPSQAEPVIEMLLQRSLTPIAILLTHHHDDHVGGVAELVKKYPNINVFGPQETQSKGAENIIHNQEHIIVSSFSFYVIGTPGHTLGHVAYYCEPYLFCGDTLFSGGCGRLFEGTAQQMFSSLQRLSALPDNTLICCAHEYTLSNMTFAHHIMPENALITDYLAQVSEMRKKLQPTVPITLKNEKNINLFLKSDDIDLQRILGITTNTYAPIKTFTKLRELKDNF
- a CDS encoding methyltransferase domain-containing protein; translated protein: MKAARSAKPIMMPDSWRDIPWGEYYRIAIELRLQNWWPKIYGFHLLKLGQLSAELDTKLSIVSHQVNVTSNKINADVIASLDYLPFENKSIDVCLMAHVLDYSADPHWLLREADRVLIDDGWIVLTSFNPISLLGLGKCTPILRQKQPYSSRMFSLRRQIDWLSVLNYEVMTQQNFQIMPFSRPIKRDGSRYHIGGCLNLIIARKRTLPLTPTAMKFALPRMSVKGRVLGATRNHPEP